Proteins encoded together in one Mobula birostris isolate sMobBir1 chromosome 7, sMobBir1.hap1, whole genome shotgun sequence window:
- the LOC140200906 gene encoding protocadherin gamma-C5-like: protein MASKSILSFTVIAHSFIVCAADQIPGQFRYSIPEEMVEGTIVGNIAQDLGLNVPLLSARKFILSSNDGERHMKVSLDNGLLSVCERIDRERICGQADMCTIPLEIILENPLEIYRGEVEILDVNDNSPTFRDTHIALQMSEAMTPGIRFRLKSAEDADTGMNTVANYTISSSDYFSLKTRRAEEGIIIAELLLEKPLDRELQSSFQLVLTAEDGGNPPRTGTAQILITVFDINDNPPVFEHDVYRGTISEDAPQDTIVLKVKANDMDEGLNAELTYSFSDVINSRKVRDLFSLDPKTGEIRVKGQLDFEKSNSYSLDIQAVDHGSPAITGHSKVLIKVTDVNDNAPDIKVRSTTNQIPENATPGNLITLIDVIDRDSGENGQVRCEIPQDVPFMLQRSSNHYKLITSGTLDRETVSDYKILIAAWDLGSPSLSTNITIHIVVTDINDNAPRFTELPYNFYVTENNSPGASIFAVTASDPDLEQNSYVSYSILDSYIQNLPVSTYLSINSVNGTIYALRSFDYEEHKSFQIHFQARDTGVPPLSSSATVNVIILDQNDNAPVIVSPSEHGESSAVETLPRSAGQGYLITKIMATDADSGQNGRLFYQMVKATDPSLFIIGQTSGEIRTARKILEEDFNTQTLVILVKDNGQPSLSGTVTLRITILQNSTETSTKSSNLVRNSKYLSDLNLYLLVIFSCTSIVFLLIIIVLIGIKCKQDRNNTQDYTSPSYCYKRGDMQDTFNRRSAMEETLRYPGTDQVVCMPGLPQYSVCLSPESAKSDFLFLKPCGPAISQVQC, encoded by the coding sequence ATGGCGTCCAAATCCATATTAAGCTTCACTGTAATTGCACATAGTTTTATCGTGTGTGCTGCGGATCAAATTCCAGGACAATTTCGTTATTCTATTCCCGAGGAAATGGTCGAAGGGACAATTGTTGGGAATATTGCTCAAGATTTGGGATTGAATGTACCGCTTTTGTCAGCTCGTAAATTTATTCTCAGCTCCAATGACGGAGAACGGCACATGAAGGTTAGTTTGGACAATGGGCTTTTATCTGTTTGTGAAAGAATCGACAGGGAACGTATTTGTGGACAAGCAGATATGTGTACTATACCTTTGGAAATAATACTGGAAAATCCATTAGAGATATATCGCGGCGAAGTGGAGATTCTTGACGTAAATGACAATTCTCCTACATTTCGGGACACACATATTGCCTTACAAATGTCTGAAGCCATGACACCGGGGATACGTTTTCGACTCAAGAGCGCGGAGGATGCTGATACTGGAATGAATACTGTCGCGAATTACACAATCAGTTCGAGTGACTACTTCAGTCTGAAAACACGGAGAGCCGAGGAGGGTATTATAATTGCTGAGTTGCTGTTAGAGAAACCTTTGGATCGAGAGCTACAATCATCCTTTCAACTGGTGCTTACTGCTGAGGATGGTGGGAATCCCCCGAGAACCGGAACAGCTCAGATTCTCATTACTGTATTTGACATTAATGATAATCCTCCTGTATTCGAGCATGATGTTTACAGGGGCACTATTAGTGAAGACGCACCACAAGATACCATTGTGTTAAAAGTTAAAGCAAACGATATGGACGAAGGGCTGAATGCAGAGCTAACATATTCTTTCAGTGATGTTATTAATTCGCGAAAAGTACGTGATTTGTTTTCCTTGGACCCCAAAACTGGCGAGATTCGAGTAAAAGGGCAGCTAGATTTTGAAAAATCAAACAGCTATTCACTCGATATTCAAGCTGTTGATCACGGGTCACCTGCGATTACGGGACACTCGAAAGTGCTGATCAAGGTAACTGACGTGAATGACAACGCACCCGATATAAAAGTGAGGTCAACCACAAACCAAATCCCGGAAAATGCTACCCCCGGAAATTTAATCACCTTGATTGATGTTATCGATCGTGATTCTGGAGAGAACGGTCAAGTGCGCTGCGAAATACCACAGGACGTCCCTTTTATGCTACAGAGATCGTCCAATCAttataaattaattacaagtgGAACGTTGGACCGTGAAACAGTGTCTGATTATAAAATACTTATTGCAGCCTGGGATTTGGGGTCACCTTCACTGTCAACAAATATAACCATCCATATCGTAGTTACAGATATAAATGATAATGCCCCACGCTTTACTGAACTGCCCTACAACTTTTATGTGACTGAAAATAACTCTCCTGGAGCCTCCATCTTCGCAGTAACGGCGTCAGATCCTGATCTGGAGCAGAATTCCTATGTTTCTTATTCCATTCTGGACAGTTACATTCAAAACTTGCCAGTGTCCACGTACTTGAGCATTAACTCAGTGAACGGCACCATTTACGCTCTGCGCTCTTTTGACTATGAGGAACACAAAAGttttcagattcattttcaagCCCGTGACACTGGAGTGCCGCCGCTGAGCAGCAGCGCTACTGTGAATGTCATCATCCTGGATCAAAATGACAACGCGCCAGTGATTGTTTCACCTTCAGAACATGGTGAGTCATCAGCCGTGGAAACCCTGCCCCGGTCAGCGGGTCAGGGATACTTGATCACCAAGATAATGGCCACTGATGCAGATTCTGGTCAGAACGGACGGTTATTTTACCAAATGGTGAAAGCTACTGATCCCAGTTTGTTTATTATCGGTCAAACGTCTGGTGAAATCAGAACAGCGCGCAAAATCTTGGAGGAGGATTTCAACACACAAACTTTGGTAATCTTGGTGAAAGACAACGGGCAGCCAAGCCTATCTGGCACAGTTACCCTTCGCATCACAATTTTGCAGAACAGCACCGAAACTTCCACTAAAAGCAGTAATTTAGTGAGAAATTCAAAATATTTATCCGATCTAAATCTTTATTTATTGGTTATTTTCAGTTGCACTTCCATTGTCTTTCTTCTGATTATCATCGTACTCATCGGAATCAAGTGTAAACAGGACAGAAATAACACCCAAGACTATACTTCCCCCAGTTATTGTTACAAACGTGGGGATATGCAGGACACGTTTAATCGAAGATCTGCGATGGAGGAAACATTACGCTATCCTGGTACGGACCAGGTAGTCTGCATGCCAGGACTGCCTCAGTACTCGGTCTGCCTGTCTCCAGAATCAGCGAAAAGCGACTTCCTTTTCTTGAAGCCGTGCGGCCCCGCCATCTCCCAAGTTCAATGCTAA